From Anopheles coluzzii chromosome 3, AcolN3, whole genome shotgun sequence, the proteins below share one genomic window:
- the LOC120957577 gene encoding dual oxidase maturation factor 1, protein MKGWFDAFRDDGAPTLYSFSNRTPVTGDVSIVAVCVMFATVYLAFLVIFPGVRKQKFTTFTTVTLSLFVGLVILVSRLGSGWHVAQSTIVAPYRAFSREKLPARIGAHIGLMHINITLTALPLGNWTPPDIDFNERFSWNQANDMGNSYRDALQRGLPYPILTVAEYFSLGQEGFAWGGQYRAAGYYASILLWASFAAWLLMNLLLVAVPRYGAYTMTLTGALLIGASIGYSSMLPKRPLTIVIEGARIDFHLGWCFYLVLIAGVLCFAIGLVISIIDLVWPHRFSTILEVYYDTPYDRHVILEESHDVRYRKRNSKGLEEPPGLGSRILRRLSSKTRDQHTDKMGIENRGFQHDVPKSPWRYPFRRAQQTPPQGIQRTISQDSTSSIASAAAMSQSLHKVALSRMLPKPPLERTREISNW, encoded by the exons ATGAAGGGCTGGTTTGACGCGTTCCGCGATGACGGAGCGCCAACGCTTTACTCGTTCTCTAATCGTACCCCCGTCACGGGCGATGTCTCCATCGTGGCGGTTTGTGTGATGTTCGCCACCGTGTATTTGGCGTTTCTGGTCATTTTCCCGGGTGTAAGGAAGCAG aAATTTACAACTTTCACTACCGTTACCTTAAGTCTGTTTGTTGGACTAGTCATATTAG TAAGTCGCCTTGGCTCCGGCTGGCATGTGGCCCAATCGACGATCGTTGCACCGTACCGTGCATTCTCGCGGGAGAAGCTGCCCGCCCGCATCGGTGCGCACATCGGGCTGATGCACATCAACATCACCCTGACGGCGCTACCGCTCGGCAACTGGACACCGCCGGACATTGATTTCAACGAGCGATTCAGCTGGAATCAGGCGAACGATATGGGCAACTCCTACCGCGATGCACTGCAGCGCGGACTACCCTACCCGATACTGACGGTGGCAGAGTACTTCAGCCTCGGCCAGGAAGGGTTCGCCTGGGGCGGCCAGTACCGGGCCGCCGGTTACTATGCCAGCATTCTGCTATG GGCATCGTTTGCCGCGTGGCTCCTGATGAATCTGCTGCTGGTCGCGGTACCTCGCTACGGTGCCTACACGATGACCCTGACCGGTGCACTGCTGATAGGGGCCAGCATCGGCTACAGCTCCATGCTTCCGAAGCGTCCGCTGACGATCGTTATCGAAGGGGCACGAATCGATTTCCATCTCGGCTGGTGCTTCTATCTCGTACTCATCGCTG GAGTGTTATGCTTCGCGATCGGATTAGTCATTTCCATCATTGATCTTGTGTGGCCTCATCGCTTTTCCACCATATTGGAG GTATACTATGACACGCCATATGATCGGCACGTGATTCTGGAGGAGTCTCATGACGTTAGATATCGTAAACGCAACAGCAAGGGCCTTGAAGAGCCTCCCGGTCTGGGATCTCGCATCCTGAG ACGTCTATCTTCAAAGACTCGTGATCAACACACGGATAAGATGGGCATTGAAAACCGTGGATTCCAGCACGATGTTCCCAAATCTCCGTGGCGTTATCCGTTCCGGCGGGCTCAGCAAACGCCTCCTCAAGGTATCCAGCGTACGATTTCGCAGGACTCCACATCCAGCATTGCATCCGCTGCTGCCATGTCTCAATCGCTCCACAAAGTGGCCCTCTCGCGAATGCTACC GAAACCTCCGCTAGAACGTACGCGAGAAATTTCCAACTGGTAG